A genomic segment from Amphiprion ocellaris isolate individual 3 ecotype Okinawa chromosome 17, ASM2253959v1, whole genome shotgun sequence encodes:
- the dolk gene encoding dolichol kinase produces the protein MLVNPVYVESTVVLAVVLCVHMAVWNQHSWCSIALVIQAFYVQHKWDRLLRSGGAVFQFRPAANSGIVPASMVMPLLGLALREKCSASGNVYFERFSMVVTITGMMLALFLSLIALGITRPIPTNTCVIAGMAGSAILYTTKQTLTVSEVIEVLEVLLIFVYLSLIVLYLLPRCFTPGEALLIVGGISFIVNQLIKRSLNLAEVKGDPVNYFLPVIVVGSLLLGVFFALLFCFMESETWVSSLFFHMMTAVLGLGILMPWLSLFIGRHPFMWLLDFVTFNDRRLCLLGYWVFLAVVATIVVLHQNYQRQSGSKKHQASTVVRKYFHVIVVATYVPGLIYDRQLLHVASVGCLAIFLFLEYVRYFRIRPLGQLLRQLLTLFLDERDSGPLILTHIYLLVGMSLPIWLFPGPCAPKGILPGAGGLVPYAGVLAVGIGDTVASVFGSTMGEIRWPGTKKTMEGTATSVFAQIIAVAMFLIFDGSINLNSTYSWIVGSITLVAMLEAYTSQIDNLLLPLYLFILLLL, from the coding sequence ATGCTTGTCAACCCAGTGTACGTGGAGTCCACTGTAGTTCTGGCCGTGGTGCTGTGTGTCCACATGGCGGTGTGGAACCAGCACTCCTGGTGCAGCATCGCCCTCGTCATTCAGGCTTTTTACGTGCAGCACAAATGGGACCGTCTGCTCAGGTCGGGAGGCGCCGTGTTCCAGTTTCGCCCGGCAGCAAACAGCGGCATCGTTCCAGCCTCCATGGTGATGCCTTTATTGGGCCTGGCGCTGAGAGAAAAGTGCTCCGCCTCAGGGAATGTCTACTTCGAGCGCTTCTCCATGGTGGTCACCATCACAGGCATGATGCTGGCTCTGTTTCTCTCCCTGATTGCACTGGGAATCACAAGACCCATCCCCACCAACACCTGTGTGATCGCAGGAATGGCCGGCAGCGCGATTCTCTACACGACAAAACAGACGCTGACTGTGTCTGAGGTCATCGAGGTCTTAGAGGTCCTGTTGATCTTCGTCTATCTCAGCCTGATTGTGCTTTACTTGCTGCCGCGCTGCTTCACGCCTGGAGAGGCGCTTCTGATCGTCGGAGGAATCAGTTTCATTGTGAACCAGCTCATCAAGCGCTCCCTGAACCTGGCAGAGGTGAAAGGTGATCCAGTCAACTATTTCCTGCCAGTTATCGTGGTGGGTTCCCTGTTGCTGGGTGTTTTCTTTGCGCTGCTCTTCTGCTTCATGGAGTCTGAAACTTGGGTGTCGTCGCTTTTCTTTCATATGATGACAGCAGTTCTGGGTCTGGGAATCCTGATGCCATGGCTTTCCTTGTTCATCGGCCGGCACCCCTTTATGTGGCTGTTGGACTTTGTCACATTCAATGACAGAAGACTCTGTCTGCTGGGGTACTGGGTGTTCCTGGCTGTCGTGGCCActattgttgttttacatcagAACTATCAGCGGCAGTCGGGCTCCAAGAAGCACCAGGCCTCAACTGTTGTCAGGAAGTACTTCCATGTGATTGTCGTGGCCACGTATGTTCCAGGGCTGATATATGACAGACAGCTGCTCCATGTGGCCTCTGTGGGATGTTTGGCGATTTTCTTGTTCCTGGAATACGTGCGTTACTTTAGAATCAGGCCTCTCGGTCAGCTGCTCAGGCAGCTGCTCACCTTGTTCCTGGATGAACGGGACTCTGGGCCTCTCATCCTCACCCACATTTACCTGCTAGTGGGCATGTCTCTGCCCATTTGGCTATTCCCTGGGCCCTGTGCACCAAAGGGGATCCTCCCTGGTGCAGGCGGCCTGGTGCCCTATGCAGGTGTGCTGGCTGTGGGGATTGGAGACACTGTGGCATCTGTGTTTGGCAGCACCATGGGGGAGATCCGCTGGCCCGGCACTAAGAAAACCATGGAGGGGACTGCAACATCGGTGTTTGCCCAGATCATCGCAGTGGCCATGTTTCTCATCTTCGACGGGAGCATCAACCTGAACTCCACCTACTCATGGATTGTTGGCTCCATCACTCTGGTGGCCATGCTGGAAGCCTACACCTCCCAAATAGACAACCTCCTGCTCCCACTCTACCTCTTCATCCTGCTGTTGCTTTGA